One genomic region from Leptospira tipperaryensis encodes:
- a CDS encoding CheR family methyltransferase, producing the protein MTNANISEIEINLLLEAIYQKYGYDFRQYSEAHIKRRITSRLAISGLKTISEMQFQILHSEQFAYALLQDLSITVTEMFRDPEFYKSLRENVIPILKTYPFIKIWHAGCSSGEEAYSMAILLREEGLYERSMIYATDFNQKVLDKAKAGVFQNDLIKDYTTNYQMSGGTESFSDYYTSNYNMFIMDQSLKKNIVWANHNMVTDNVFAEVHVIFCRNVLIYFKKNLQENIHLLFYKSLVNGGILCLGSKEGLYFTDLKNKYDELDKKQRIFKKKY; encoded by the coding sequence ATGACAAATGCAAATATTTCAGAAATCGAAATCAATCTCTTGTTGGAGGCAATCTATCAAAAATACGGTTACGATTTTCGACAATACTCGGAAGCGCATATCAAACGGCGAATAACGAGTCGACTGGCGATTTCCGGATTGAAAACGATATCCGAAATGCAGTTTCAAATTTTACACAGCGAACAATTCGCATATGCATTATTGCAGGATTTGTCAATTACGGTCACCGAAATGTTCCGTGATCCCGAGTTCTATAAATCGTTAAGGGAGAACGTGATACCGATTTTAAAAACGTATCCCTTTATAAAAATCTGGCACGCGGGATGTTCTTCGGGAGAAGAGGCGTATTCGATGGCCATTCTTCTAAGAGAGGAAGGTCTTTATGAACGTTCCATGATTTACGCAACCGATTTCAATCAAAAGGTTTTAGATAAGGCAAAGGCCGGAGTGTTTCAAAACGATCTAATCAAGGATTATACGACTAACTATCAAATGTCGGGTGGCACGGAGTCCTTTTCCGATTATTATACTTCGAACTATAACATGTTTATCATGGACCAATCCTTAAAAAAGAATATAGTCTGGGCCAATCACAATATGGTGACCGACAACGTTTTTGCGGAGGTTCATGTGATCTTCTGTCGAAATGTGTTGATCTATTTTAAAAAAAATCTTCAAGAAAACATACATCTGCTTTTTTATAAAAGTTTGGTAAACGGAGGTATTCTTTGTCTTGGATCAAAGGAAGGATTGTATTTTACGGATTTAAAAAATAAGTACGATGAGCTGGATAAGAAACAAAGAATATTTAAAAAGAAGTATTGA